A window from Tenacibaculum singaporense encodes these proteins:
- a CDS encoding pyridoxal phosphate-dependent decarboxylase family protein, whose product MILKSSPSLKELSLNSYLFSDESAQLYEEYIQKTTTYIQQFLSKRTFYQGDNLEEILTNKEQAKLVNIEETQPIDSVLEELNNLYIKNAIAFHNPTYVAHLNCPITLPSIIAEMITTTINTAVETWDQSTSATFIEQEVIQWITNVFKLSNNSDGVFTSGGTQSNFMGLLMARDNYAFKHFGINIKQHGWSNEISKFRIFCSEKAHFSIQKSAALLGMGYAAVIPVKVDNKMQMDTNELVLAIEKTKQEGNIPIAVVTTLGTTDYGSFDPIQTIGKIAKEHNMWLHADGAYGGAFALTNTHKKHFEGIELADSITIDFHKTLFQPVSCSAFLVNNKQHFQYVSYYADYLNPIEDKDPQRPNLIEKSIQTTRRFDALKVWLTLKILGTKTIANYLEDVHSLTKEVYKSIRDQECFEIAHVPELSTLVFRYKAEGVIENNIHNTINLYIKNTLYKAGKASIASTKLDGNIYLKFTLLNPKNTTNNLLNIIEMVKTTGEQYKTTN is encoded by the coding sequence ATGATTCTTAAATCTAGCCCTTCACTAAAAGAATTGTCATTAAATAGCTATTTGTTTAGTGATGAATCAGCACAGTTGTATGAAGAGTATATTCAGAAAACAACCACTTATATTCAACAATTTTTATCCAAAAGAACTTTTTATCAAGGAGACAACCTTGAAGAAATTTTAACAAATAAAGAACAAGCGAAACTGGTAAATATAGAAGAGACACAACCTATAGATAGTGTTTTAGAAGAGTTGAATAACTTGTATATAAAAAATGCAATAGCATTTCATAATCCAACATACGTAGCACATTTAAATTGTCCAATTACTTTACCATCAATCATTGCAGAAATGATTACAACCACAATCAATACTGCAGTAGAAACATGGGATCAGAGTACTTCAGCAACTTTTATAGAACAAGAAGTTATTCAATGGATAACCAATGTATTTAAACTTTCAAATAATTCAGATGGTGTTTTTACAAGTGGAGGAACACAATCTAACTTCATGGGGTTATTAATGGCTCGAGATAATTATGCTTTCAAACATTTTGGAATTAATATCAAACAACATGGGTGGAGTAATGAAATAAGTAAGTTCAGAATTTTTTGTTCAGAAAAAGCACATTTCAGTATTCAAAAAAGTGCTGCTTTGTTAGGTATGGGCTATGCTGCTGTTATACCCGTAAAAGTTGATAATAAAATGCAGATGGATACAAATGAACTTGTGCTGGCTATAGAAAAAACAAAGCAAGAAGGTAATATTCCTATAGCAGTGGTAACAACATTAGGTACCACTGATTACGGTAGTTTTGATCCAATACAGACTATCGGAAAGATTGCCAAAGAACACAACATGTGGTTGCATGCTGATGGTGCTTATGGTGGCGCTTTTGCGCTTACGAATACTCATAAAAAGCATTTTGAAGGTATTGAGTTAGCTGATTCGATTACCATAGATTTCCATAAAACCTTGTTTCAACCTGTAAGTTGTAGCGCTTTCTTGGTTAATAACAAACAACATTTTCAATATGTATCATATTATGCAGATTACTTAAACCCTATTGAAGATAAAGATCCACAACGTCCTAATCTTATAGAAAAATCAATCCAAACAACACGTCGATTCGATGCTTTAAAAGTTTGGTTAACCTTAAAAATTTTAGGAACAAAAACTATTGCTAATTACCTAGAAGATGTACACTCTTTAACAAAGGAAGTATATAAAAGTATAAGAGATCAAGAATGTTTTGAAATTGCTCATGTACCAGAACTAAGTACGCTCGTATTTCGATATAAAGCAGAAGGTGTAATTGAAAATAACATTCATAACACGATTAATTTATATATCAAAAACACCTTATACAAAGCAGGAAAAGCATCAATTGCAAGTACAAAATTAGACGGAAACATTTATCTAAAATTTACGCTGCTAAATCCTAAAAATACAACTAACAATCTCCTTAATATCATAGAAATGGTTAAAACTACGGGAGAACAATATAAAACTACAAACTAA
- a CDS encoding 2Fe-2S iron-sulfur cluster-binding family protein, giving the protein MEQDITIKITDRDGVTHEVQAPTDMAMNLMEVVRSYELAPEGTIGICGGMAMCASCQCYVKSDHELPEMGDDEEAMLAEAFYVEDNSRLGCQIQMTPDLNGLEVELAPES; this is encoded by the coding sequence ATGGAACAAGATATTACGATAAAAATTACCGATCGTGACGGAGTAACGCATGAGGTACAAGCACCAACAGATATGGCTATGAACTTAATGGAAGTAGTTCGCTCATACGAATTAGCTCCTGAAGGAACTATTGGTATTTGTGGAGGAATGGCAATGTGTGCATCATGTCAATGTTATGTAAAATCAGATCATGAATTGCCAGAAATGGGAGATGATGAAGAAGCAATGTTAGCAGAGGCTTTTTATGTAGAAGATAATAGCCGATTGGGTTGTCAAATACAAATGACTCCCGATTTAAATGGTTTAGAAGTTGAGTTAGCTCCAGAGAGCTAA
- a CDS encoding four helix bundle protein has protein sequence MGIKRFEDIIAWQKAQDFSLEVYKHFKSSKEYSFKDQITRASVSISNNIAEGFDRSSNQEFIRFLYYALGSNSEVRSMLYLAVRLEFISKEKSTKLIHQSNEISRMIFGLIKSMKN, from the coding sequence ATGGGGATAAAAAGATTTGAAGATATCATTGCCTGGCAAAAAGCACAGGATTTTTCTTTAGAGGTTTACAAGCATTTTAAATCTAGTAAAGAATATTCTTTTAAAGATCAAATTACAAGGGCATCCGTTTCTATTTCTAATAATATAGCTGAAGGTTTCGATAGAAGTTCAAATCAAGAATTTATTCGATTTTTATATTACGCTTTAGGTTCTAATAGTGAAGTTCGTTCCATGCTATATTTAGCTGTGCGTTTAGAGTTTATATCTAAAGAAAAATCAACAAAGCTAATACATCAATCTAATGAAATATCAAGAATGATTTTTGGGTTGATAAAATCAATGAAAAACTAA
- a CDS encoding sterol desaturase family protein: MTLTEYIQQLSEDKLLYFALPVFFICMLVEYRIAKEKYHGKDTGVSMLMMVFSAIVEFIPKILAFVAFFYLYEMSPLKGVVQRQWWAWILLLLADDFAYYWFHRLNHEVRLFWAGHVPHHSSVHMNLGTALRQGVGERIHKFFFWMWIPLLGFDPLMMFTMMGISLIYQFFVHTELVDKLPKPIELIFNTPSHHRVHHASNIRYLDCNHAGILIIWDRMFGTFSEELKEIDKPVYGLTVNIETFNPVKVATHEYTAIWNDVKRADKWSDKLNYIFNSPGWTHDGEDKRAKVLRKKLFGDRK; the protein is encoded by the coding sequence ATGACATTAACTGAATACATACAACAATTATCAGAAGATAAATTATTGTACTTCGCCTTGCCCGTATTTTTTATTTGTATGTTGGTAGAATACCGAATAGCAAAAGAAAAATACCATGGTAAAGACACCGGAGTATCAATGTTAATGATGGTATTTTCTGCTATTGTTGAATTTATTCCGAAAATCTTAGCCTTTGTAGCGTTTTTCTACTTGTATGAAATGAGTCCGTTAAAAGGTGTTGTACAACGCCAATGGTGGGCGTGGATTTTATTGTTATTGGCTGATGATTTTGCTTACTATTGGTTTCATCGCTTAAATCACGAAGTACGTTTGTTCTGGGCAGGTCATGTACCACATCATTCGTCAGTGCATATGAATTTAGGAACAGCATTGCGTCAAGGAGTGGGTGAACGTATTCATAAATTTTTCTTTTGGATGTGGATTCCGTTATTAGGATTTGATCCATTAATGATGTTTACCATGATGGGAATCAGTTTAATTTATCAGTTTTTTGTACATACAGAATTGGTAGATAAGCTTCCGAAGCCTATTGAATTAATTTTCAATACACCATCACATCATAGAGTACATCACGCATCTAATATTCGTTATTTAGATTGTAATCATGCTGGAATTTTAATTATTTGGGATCGTATGTTTGGCACTTTTTCTGAAGAATTAAAAGAAATTGATAAACCAGTATATGGATTAACCGTAAATATTGAAACATTTAACCCAGTAAAAGTGGCAACCCATGAATATACTGCAATTTGGAATGATGTAAAAAGAGCAGATAAATGGAGTGATAAACTCAATTATATATTCAACTCACCAGGTTGGACACATGATGGAGAAGATAAAAGAGCAAAAGTTTTGAGGAAAAAGTTGTTTGGAGACAGGAAATAG
- a CDS encoding NAD(P)/FAD-dependent oxidoreductase, producing MIQTDILIIGAGPTGLFTVFEAGLLKLRCHLIDALPQPGGQCSEIYPKKPIYDIPAYPEILAGDLTDKLMEQIKQFEPGFTLGERADTIEKQEDGTFIVTTNKGTKHQAPVVAIAGGLGSFEPRKPPIPNIANFEDKGVEYMIKEPEIYRGKDVVIAGGGDSALDWSIFLTDVAKSVTLIHRRNEFRGALDSVDKVQELKNEGKLMLITPAEVKGIVGEEKVEGVVVEQKDKEPFTLPCEHFIPLFGLSPKLGPIANWGLEIEKNAIKVNNALDYQTNVEGIYAIGDVNTYPGKLKLILCGFHEATLMCQSAYKRIHPDKKYVMKYTTVGGVDGFDGTRKEAPKAVVKAIN from the coding sequence ATGATACAAACAGATATATTAATTATTGGAGCAGGACCTACAGGATTATTCACGGTTTTTGAAGCAGGATTATTAAAATTACGTTGTCATTTAATTGATGCCTTACCACAACCAGGAGGGCAGTGTTCAGAAATTTATCCGAAAAAACCAATTTACGATATCCCAGCATATCCAGAGATTTTAGCAGGTGATTTAACGGATAAATTGATGGAGCAAATTAAACAATTTGAACCAGGATTTACCTTAGGTGAGCGCGCTGATACTATTGAAAAACAAGAGGACGGAACGTTTATCGTTACCACTAATAAAGGAACAAAACACCAAGCACCAGTAGTAGCAATTGCAGGAGGTTTAGGAAGTTTTGAACCCCGTAAACCACCTATCCCAAATATTGCTAATTTTGAAGACAAGGGAGTGGAATACATGATTAAAGAACCAGAAATTTATCGTGGTAAAGACGTGGTAATTGCTGGAGGTGGGGACTCTGCTCTAGATTGGTCTATCTTCTTAACAGATGTAGCAAAATCGGTAACGTTAATTCACCGAAGAAATGAGTTCCGTGGAGCTTTAGACTCTGTTGATAAAGTACAAGAATTAAAGAATGAAGGAAAACTAATGCTAATTACACCAGCAGAAGTTAAAGGTATTGTAGGAGAAGAAAAAGTAGAAGGTGTAGTAGTAGAGCAAAAAGATAAAGAACCGTTTACATTACCTTGTGAGCATTTTATTCCATTGTTTGGACTATCTCCAAAATTAGGACCAATTGCCAATTGGGGATTAGAAATAGAAAAAAATGCCATAAAAGTAAACAACGCTTTAGACTATCAAACCAATGTAGAAGGAATTTACGCAATTGGAGATGTAAATACCTATCCAGGAAAGTTAAAGTTAATTTTATGCGGATTCCACGAAGCAACGTTAATGTGCCAGAGTGCTTATAAACGTATTCATCCTGATAAAAAATACGTGATGAAATATACAACGGTTGGTGGTGTTGATGGATTTGATGGTACTAGAAAAGAAGCGCCTAAAGCTGTAGTTAAAGCGATTAATTAA
- a CDS encoding NifU family protein: MATADIRNNVEKALEEIRPFLVSDGGNIKLLSIEDSTVKVQLEGACSGCSVNQMTLKNGVEATIKKYAPEITEVINVA, translated from the coding sequence ATGGCAACAGCAGACATAAGAAATAACGTAGAAAAAGCGTTGGAAGAAATCCGACCTTTTTTAGTAAGTGATGGAGGTAATATTAAACTATTATCTATAGAAGACAGTACAGTAAAAGTACAATTAGAAGGAGCTTGCAGCGGTTGTTCAGTCAATCAAATGACCTTGAAAAACGGAGTAGAAGCAACAATAAAAAAATACGCACCAGAAATTACAGAAGTAATTAATGTAGCATAA
- a CDS encoding Mrp/NBP35 family ATP-binding protein, with product MSFKKQDIYKALETITAPGEGKSLVENENITNVVTFGDEVIVDVTIANPSLQAKKKIEVEIMKAIHQHVDQKIDVKVNVKVEVQQKENPNQIRGKEIPNIQNIIAIASGKGGVGKSTITSNMAVSLAKMGFKVGVLDADVYGPSQHLMFDVEREKPLAVNVNGRSKMKPIESYGVKLLSLGFFTDPSQAVIWRGPMASKALNQLIFDADWGELDFLLIDLPPGTGDVHLSIVQAVPINGAVVVSTPQNIALADAKKGVAMFKQESINVPVLGIVENMAYFTPEELPNNKYYIFGEGGAKNLAEDIETSFLGEIPLVQSIREAGDVGHPVALQENTPLAEAFTEVTKEMVSQLLKRNANLPPTEVVRITTMSGCSSK from the coding sequence ATGAGTTTTAAAAAACAAGATATATACAAAGCGTTAGAAACCATAACAGCACCAGGAGAAGGTAAAAGTTTAGTAGAAAACGAAAATATAACCAATGTAGTTACATTTGGAGATGAGGTTATTGTTGATGTTACTATAGCAAATCCGTCATTACAAGCCAAAAAGAAAATAGAAGTAGAGATAATGAAGGCTATTCACCAACACGTTGATCAAAAAATCGATGTAAAAGTGAATGTGAAGGTGGAAGTTCAACAAAAAGAAAATCCAAATCAAATTAGAGGAAAAGAAATCCCTAATATTCAAAACATCATAGCTATTGCTTCAGGTAAAGGAGGAGTAGGAAAATCTACGATTACCTCAAACATGGCTGTCTCATTAGCAAAAATGGGATTTAAAGTAGGAGTGTTAGATGCCGATGTTTATGGGCCATCACAACACTTAATGTTTGATGTTGAAAGAGAAAAGCCATTAGCGGTAAACGTAAATGGGCGCTCAAAAATGAAGCCGATTGAAAGTTACGGAGTAAAATTATTATCACTAGGTTTCTTTACCGACCCAAGTCAAGCAGTAATTTGGCGTGGGCCAATGGCTTCAAAAGCACTAAATCAATTAATATTTGATGCAGATTGGGGAGAGTTAGATTTCTTATTAATCGACTTACCTCCAGGTACAGGAGATGTACATTTATCAATAGTACAAGCAGTGCCAATTAACGGAGCAGTTGTAGTAAGCACACCACAAAACATTGCCTTAGCAGATGCTAAAAAAGGAGTAGCAATGTTTAAACAAGAAAGTATTAACGTACCAGTATTAGGTATCGTTGAAAATATGGCGTATTTTACACCAGAAGAACTTCCTAACAATAAATATTATATTTTTGGAGAAGGAGGTGCTAAAAATTTAGCAGAAGATATTGAAACAAGTTTCTTAGGAGAAATACCATTAGTACAAAGCATACGTGAAGCAGGAGATGTTGGACATCCAGTAGCTTTACAAGAAAACACACCACTAGCAGAAGCTTTTACAGAGGTAACCAAAGAAATGGTTTCGCAACTATTAAAAAGAAATGCAAACTTACCACCAACAGAAGTAGTACGAATTACTACCATGAGTGGTTGTAGCTCAAAATAA
- a CDS encoding DUF4269 domain-containing protein — MINFRDITYLKEGTVRQKEAHKVLLELNIFELLKHFNPILVGTIPINIDVTSSDLDIICQSDNHEDLIKVVSENYGEFLRFEVKTIPSYKNLKTTIITLEYKTFPIEIFVQNKLPEEQDSYLHMLVEYQVLVKAGEEFRSKIITLKQQGLKTEPAFAKLLNLEGNPYEALLTYGFEKGYIS; from the coding sequence GTGATAAACTTCAGAGATATAACATACTTAAAAGAAGGAACTGTCCGACAAAAAGAAGCCCATAAAGTGTTGTTAGAGCTGAATATTTTTGAACTATTAAAACACTTCAATCCTATTTTAGTGGGTACTATACCCATCAATATTGATGTAACATCAAGTGATTTAGATATCATCTGTCAGAGTGATAATCATGAAGACCTTATAAAAGTTGTGAGTGAAAACTATGGAGAGTTTTTAAGGTTTGAAGTAAAGACGATTCCATCATATAAAAATTTAAAAACAACAATCATTACACTTGAGTATAAAACCTTTCCAATAGAGATTTTTGTGCAAAATAAACTTCCAGAAGAGCAAGACTCATATCTACACATGCTTGTTGAATATCAGGTGTTGGTAAAAGCCGGAGAAGAATTCAGGTCTAAAATTATAACTCTAAAACAACAAGGACTCAAAACTGAACCAGCATTTGCAAAACTTTTAAACTTAGAAGGTAATCCGTATGAAGCGTTATTAACATACGGGTTTGAGAAAGGTTATATTTCTTGA
- a CDS encoding MGMT family protein has protein sequence MADKNFFEKVYEVARLIPHGRVTSYGAIATYLGAARSARMVGWAMNNSSEKEVPAHRVVNRKGLLTGKHHFDGTNLMQQLLESEGIEVIDNQIQDFEKVFWNPSEEL, from the coding sequence ATGGCAGATAAAAATTTCTTCGAAAAAGTGTACGAAGTAGCGCGTTTAATACCACATGGAAGAGTTACAAGCTACGGAGCTATAGCAACCTATTTAGGAGCAGCTCGTTCAGCAAGAATGGTAGGTTGGGCAATGAATAACTCTTCAGAAAAAGAAGTACCAGCACATCGAGTAGTAAATAGAAAAGGATTGTTAACAGGAAAACACCATTTTGATGGGACAAACCTTATGCAACAATTATTAGAAAGCGAAGGAATAGAAGTTATTGACAACCAAATTCAAGACTTTGAAAAGGTATTCTGGAATCCAAGTGAAGAATTGTGA
- the trmB gene encoding tRNA (guanosine(46)-N7)-methyltransferase TrmB: MGSKNKLKRFRENETFDNVIQPTREEVINDFFYKGKWNTFFKNNNPIVLELGCGKGEYTIALAEKNPDKNFIGIDIKGARFWRGAKTALENNMENVAFIRTQIELVDYIFAENEVSEIWITFPDPQIKYKRTKHRMTNSEFLKKYHGILNSEGTVNLKTDSEFMHGYTLGLLHGEGHEILHANHDVYKNVYSPEEVTGTQTFYEKQYLEIGKPITYIKFKLNY; this comes from the coding sequence TTGGGAAGTAAAAATAAACTAAAACGTTTCAGAGAAAATGAAACGTTTGATAACGTTATTCAACCAACACGAGAAGAAGTTATTAACGACTTTTTTTATAAAGGAAAGTGGAATACTTTTTTTAAAAATAACAACCCAATAGTCTTAGAGCTAGGTTGTGGTAAAGGTGAATATACGATTGCTTTAGCAGAAAAAAATCCTGATAAAAACTTTATTGGAATTGATATTAAAGGCGCACGATTTTGGCGAGGAGCTAAAACAGCACTAGAAAATAACATGGAAAATGTAGCTTTTATTAGAACTCAAATAGAGTTAGTAGATTATATTTTTGCTGAAAATGAAGTTTCTGAAATTTGGATAACCTTCCCAGATCCACAAATTAAGTATAAGCGTACTAAGCATCGTATGACGAATTCTGAGTTTTTAAAGAAATACCATGGTATTTTAAATTCAGAAGGAACAGTCAACCTAAAAACCGATAGTGAATTCATGCACGGTTACACTTTAGGTTTATTGCATGGAGAAGGTCACGAAATTTTACATGCAAATCACGATGTGTATAAAAATGTGTACAGTCCAGAAGAGGTAACCGGTACGCAAACATTTTACGAAAAACAATATTTAGAAATCGGAAAACCGATTACTTATATAAAATTTAAACTTAATTATTAA
- a CDS encoding DUF6341 family protein — protein MIAGNIFRWIGSLFTDFLFAPFNWLRLTVAKSDAGWWTSNAVNWFFLLILLVLFAYWMKEAARFQREGTEDRA, from the coding sequence ATGATAGCAGGCAATATTTTTAGATGGATTGGTAGTTTATTTACCGACTTTTTATTTGCACCATTCAATTGGTTACGCTTAACAGTAGCTAAATCAGATGCAGGTTGGTGGACTTCAAACGCCGTAAACTGGTTCTTTTTATTAATCCTATTAGTGTTATTTGCTTACTGGATGAAAGAAGCTGCTCGTTTTCAAAGAGAAGGAACAGAAGATAGAGCCTAA
- a CDS encoding DUF6427 family protein, translating into MLANFFGKSKPINFVVLFVLFLGYFVLSIFSKELSFNLVKELGWFLVVFSVYNFIIAKNLLTYDNSFAFLFFVILIGFFPDTIQINKTFYANLTILLFLRKVYSLQSSKNILHKLFDGGLWLGISFLIEPYAPLLLILLYLSIFLHQRFTYQTLLTPVIGFFAPIFLYFTYYFWYDNLEKFWLLFDWNFYPDLSFYSHEKYLFPILFIGSFLIASIMLKSPKALAVKNKFRKNWILILTHLVITTAILLLVQDGSGSEFLYVFFPVSVILANGIEFFQKKWYADAIIILFLIASFFVSAIV; encoded by the coding sequence ATGTTAGCCAATTTTTTCGGTAAATCTAAACCTATAAATTTTGTTGTACTGTTTGTACTATTCTTAGGGTATTTTGTTTTAAGTATTTTTTCTAAGGAATTATCTTTCAACCTTGTTAAAGAACTTGGTTGGTTTTTAGTTGTTTTTTCAGTGTATAATTTTATTATTGCTAAGAACTTATTGACTTACGATAACTCTTTTGCTTTTTTGTTTTTTGTGATCTTAATTGGATTTTTTCCTGATACTATACAGATAAATAAAACTTTTTACGCTAATTTAACTATACTTCTTTTTTTACGAAAAGTATATAGTTTACAGTCTTCAAAAAACATACTTCATAAATTGTTTGATGGTGGTTTATGGCTTGGTATTTCATTTTTAATAGAGCCTTATGCTCCTTTATTACTGATATTACTTTACTTGTCTATATTTTTACACCAACGATTTACCTATCAAACATTATTAACACCTGTAATTGGTTTTTTTGCTCCTATTTTTCTGTATTTCACTTACTATTTTTGGTATGATAACCTTGAAAAGTTTTGGTTGCTTTTTGATTGGAATTTTTATCCTGATTTAAGCTTTTATTCTCATGAGAAGTATTTGTTCCCTATTCTTTTTATAGGTTCCTTTTTAATTGCTTCTATCATGTTAAAAAGTCCAAAGGCACTTGCTGTTAAAAATAAATTCAGAAAAAACTGGATATTGATTCTCACTCACCTTGTAATAACTACAGCTATTTTACTTTTAGTTCAAGACGGTTCTGGGAGTGAGTTCTTATATGTATTTTTTCCTGTTTCTGTTATTCTAGCTAATGGAATAGAGTTTTTTCAAAAGAAGTGGTATGCTGATGCTATTATTATTTTATTCTTAATAGCTTCTTTTTTTGTAAGTGCTATTGTATAA
- the upp gene encoding uracil phosphoribosyltransferase, with product MKTHHLAKQNSILNKFLAELRDTSVQKDSMRFRRNIERIGEVLGYELSKELNYEAKEITTPLGTKKVELATNNIVLCSILRAGLPLHNGMLNYFDDVENAFISAYRHHPNNDEEFEIVVDYFASPSIDDKTLLLVDPMLATGRSMVEVYEGIKKYGTPKEIIIASVIGSVEGVAYVAKHLPESTTLWIADIDEKLNDKGYIVPGLGDAGDLAYGAKL from the coding sequence ATGAAAACTCATCATCTAGCCAAACAAAATTCTATTCTTAATAAATTCCTAGCTGAACTCAGAGACACATCAGTTCAAAAAGATTCGATGCGTTTTCGTAGAAACATTGAACGAATAGGAGAAGTTTTAGGGTATGAATTAAGTAAAGAGCTGAATTATGAGGCAAAAGAAATAACCACACCCTTAGGAACCAAAAAAGTAGAGTTAGCTACAAACAATATAGTGCTATGCTCTATTCTCAGAGCAGGCTTACCATTACATAATGGAATGTTAAACTATTTTGACGATGTGGAAAATGCATTTATCTCAGCATATCGTCATCACCCTAATAATGATGAAGAGTTTGAAATAGTTGTAGATTATTTTGCATCACCCTCTATTGATGATAAAACATTGTTATTAGTAGATCCAATGTTAGCAACAGGACGCTCTATGGTTGAGGTTTATGAAGGCATAAAAAAATACGGAACCCCAAAAGAAATAATTATAGCTTCCGTTATTGGTTCTGTAGAAGGCGTAGCTTATGTAGCTAAACACTTGCCAGAAAGTACTACTTTGTGGATTGCTGATATTGATGAAAAATTAAACGACAAAGGTTATATAGTTCCTGGTTTAGGAGATGCGGGTGATTTAGCCTATGGAGCAAAACTGTAG
- a CDS encoding alpha/beta fold hydrolase, translating to MIAKFKETTVFYTDTGKGSSIVLLHGFLENSTMWNEVVSELSKKNRVICIDLLGHGKTGCVGYIHTMEEMAEAVKSVLRELKIRRATFIGHSMGGYVALAFAEKYPKNVKGICLMNSTSQADSEERKKLRLRAVEMAKENYETLVKMSISNLFAENMRLQLSEEIEKIREEALKTPVRGYIAATEGMRLRKNKETVLKTIEKRLIIAGKNDPILNYITVEEEAKRTNTPLIALPNGHMSHVEAKEELLKALTNFIKA from the coding sequence ATGATTGCAAAATTTAAGGAAACAACTGTTTTTTATACAGATACTGGTAAAGGAAGTAGTATTGTTTTATTACACGGGTTTTTAGAAAATAGTACTATGTGGAATGAGGTGGTTAGTGAATTGTCTAAAAAAAACCGCGTGATTTGTATTGACTTATTAGGGCATGGAAAAACAGGATGTGTTGGGTATATTCATACGATGGAAGAGATGGCAGAAGCAGTAAAATCTGTTTTAAGAGAATTAAAAATTCGTCGAGCTACCTTTATCGGACATTCCATGGGTGGATATGTTGCTTTAGCTTTTGCAGAAAAATATCCAAAAAACGTAAAAGGAATTTGTTTAATGAACTCTACCTCTCAAGCAGATAGTGAAGAACGAAAAAAGTTGCGACTCAGAGCTGTTGAAATGGCTAAGGAAAATTACGAAACATTGGTAAAAATGTCAATTAGTAACTTGTTTGCAGAGAATATGCGTTTACAGTTATCCGAAGAAATAGAGAAAATAAGAGAAGAAGCCTTAAAAACACCTGTTAGAGGGTACATTGCAGCTACAGAAGGAATGCGTTTGCGTAAAAACAAAGAAACTGTTTTAAAAACAATAGAAAAGAGGTTAATAATTGCAGGAAAAAATGACCCAATATTAAATTATATTACTGTTGAAGAAGAAGCAAAGAGAACCAATACCCCATTAATTGCATTACCAAACGGACACATGAGTCATGTTGAAGCAAAAGAAGAACTATTAAAAGCACTAACCAACTTTATAAAAGCTTGA